The genomic segment CACTTTCATCTAACAAATCCAAAACTGTTTGATGGTTAGCATCTTCAGTAGCTGAAATGACGCCTTTCGGCTTATTTAAAAGATAATAGACAAATCTTTCATAGTCCAATACTCGCTTATTGACTGAAATTTCATCTTGATATTCATCTACTTGTACTTTCGCTGATGTGACAGCCTTTCCGTTGACCAAAACTTGTTTCTTCTTTAAAAGTTGCTTGACTTCTGTTCGTGAACCAAGCCCCATTTCTACTAAAAACTTATCTAATCGCATCTTTTTCCTCGTTTTGTTTATGAGTGACAAAAGCCGCTAAAGTTGACGTTGCCATCATGAAAACTCCTAATACACTAAAAATAAAGATTGGGGCAGAAGAAATGATTCCAATCAAAGATAAGACGAATGTTGATACCGAAGCACCGCTACTGCAACCCAAAACGACAATCGCTGTTGCACGATTTACCAAATGAGTAGGGATTTTCTCCGATACAATATGAAACACCGCTGTTAGAGATACACTATAAGCAAAGCCAGCCAAAAGAGCACTCAAACTTAAGAGCCAAATCTGACTTGAAAATCCAATCATCACTTGACTTAGACCAAAAACAATTCCCGTTATTGTCAATAAGCGATTTTTCAATACGCTCACTAGACTGGCAAAACTAACACCAGCCAAAATTCCCACTAGTTGCATACAGCTAAGAATCCAGCTGGCTGTTTCAGCGTTGCCGATCTCTGCCTGTAAGACTAGACTAGGGATCCGTAAAGTGATAGCGACATTAGCACAAACAATCATACCAGCTATGAAAGCTAAAAAGATACTCAAATTTATTTGTTTTCTAGTCATTTTACGAACAGATTTGAGATGTTTATGCTTATCGGATTCATTCTTTTCAT from the Streptococcus constellatus subsp. constellatus genome contains:
- a CDS encoding MFS transporter: MKRFMEKASILALSLVLTTAFSISSSLPAMFQYYKNYSSSQVELLVSLPSIGIMSLLMFNSVLERFVSERFMIILGLILYSICGLIPFFNQSYNLVFASRFVFGLGLGMMNPRAIAIISERFQGRERVQMLGYRGSAEVVGMALLTLAVGQLLHFGWTTTFLVYTVGFIVLALYLMFVPYEKNESDKHKHLKSVRKMTRKQINLSIFLAFIAGMIVCANVAITLRIPSLVLQAEIGNAETASWILSCMQLVGILAGVSFASLVSVLKNRLLTITGIVFGLSQVMIGFSSQIWLLSLSALLAGFAYSVSLTAVFHIVSEKIPTHLVNRATAIVVLGCSSGASVSTFVLSLIGIISSAPIFIFSVLGVFMMATSTLAAFVTHKQNEEKDAIR